In Cervus elaphus chromosome 7, mCerEla1.1, whole genome shotgun sequence, the following proteins share a genomic window:
- the LOC122697795 gene encoding olfactory receptor 12D2-like, protein MLNQTSITEFLLLGMTDIQELQSFLFVIILIIYFVSVTGNGAILIVVISDPRLHSPMYFFLGNLSCLDICYSTVTLPKMLENFLSTHKAISFSGCISQLHFFHFLGSTEVMLLAVMAFDRFVAICKPLRYTVIMNHQVCTQMAVTVWIIGFFHALLHSVMTSRLTFCGSNHIHHFFCDVKPLLELACGNTDLNEWLLHTVTETIAMGSFFLTLLSYFYIIIYLFFKTHSCSMLRKALSTCASHFMLVVLLFGPVFFIYIRPASGSSMDQDRTVAIMYSVVTPVLNPLIYTLRNKEVKGALRRVIRRSP, encoded by the coding sequence atgctGAACCAAACTTCAATCACTGAATTTCTTCTCTTGGGAATGACAGACATCCAGGAACTGcagtcttttctctttgttattaTTCTTATAATTTACTTTGTCAGCGTGACTGGAAATGGAGCCATCCTGATAGTCGTCATCTCTGATCCAAGACTCCATTCtcctatgtattttttcctgggaaacCTGTCATGTCTAGATATCTGCTACTCCACGGTGACTCTGCCAAAGATGCTGGAGAACTTCCTCTCTACACACAAAGCAATTTCTTTCTCAGGATGCATAAGCCAGCTTCATTTCTTCCACTTCCTGGGCAGTACAGAAGTCATGTTGTTGGCTGTGATGGCCTTTGATCGCTTTGTAGCTATCTGCAAACCACTTCGTTACACTGTTATCATGAATCATCAGGTCTGTACCCAGATGGCTGTCACTGTCTGGATCATTGGTTTTTTCCATGCCCTGCTGCACTCAGTAATGACATCTCGCTTAACCTTCTGTGGTTCCAACCACATCCATCACTTCTTCTGTGATGTTAAGCCATTGCTGGAGTTGGCCTGTGGGAACACTGACCTCAATGAGTGGCTACTTCACACTGTCACAGAGACCATTGCCATGGGCTCATTCTTTCTAACACTTCTCTCCTATTTCTACATTATTATCTATCTTTTCTTCAAGACTCATTCTTGCAGCATGCTTCGTAAAGCACTGTCTACCTGTGCCTCCCACTTCATGTTGGTTGTTCTTTTATTTGGTcctgtttttttcatttacattcGTCCTGCCTCAGGTAGCTCCATGGACCAGGACCGGACTGTTGCCATTATGTACAGTGTGGTCACTCCTGTGCTAAATCCACTGATCTATACTTTGAGGAACAAGGAAGTAAAGGGGGCCTTGAGGAGAGTGATCAGAAGGAGTCCCTGA